A window of the Drosophila simulans strain w501 chromosome 2L, Prin_Dsim_3.1, whole genome shotgun sequence genome harbors these coding sequences:
- the LOC6739224 gene encoding uncharacterized protein LOC6739224 isoform X2 yields MAEQKQLEAIANETPSVTGLRRQPTKYPHGLNITVQTIDDDNEGSPKDHSDYSHASGESCWSETQKYHIGMLGSPETLAELQVRRYKYPLTANYYLNSKLERPEKPTPWMLLGYARSVCRWKYLRWPIIFVASVLLFFGLITYCLWLHDVSVARAKLLQRRYEATLTSTSSSSNEVWDEETTSSTERSPQETTRLEDIDDSDESTELPEIAFGDDGDPEAGGEDGDGDYDDTLLPADSIRFTSGHQNSFGVPIEQDKRMLQLLKELLHKPQATPAGNEPTLTRVSPTLPPPLSASGRPTEAMALTTPSTTNSGCQSTMLPMCQGVLDYDLTFNREGAAPRDAVSMAAYESLIRANCSVRAAEFICGALEPECRPLHIGQLPPCRRICKAILEACSIAIYNSDVLGELFDCNLYPDAHESHKCEDPTRRRDYCYGNEFQCHDGSCIPQNWQCDKIKDCQGGEDEDEQCLVCEPDEFRCRSNEKCLVEKYRCDQNIDCMDGSDEQDCDEYGSGDLAPFDESELNAFPRVFSYASFLSPNETNDKVYTYITASTDEDAGTETKFQIHQVAAPAPPVNSSAEEGAGGPKGFGK; encoded by the exons ATGGCCGAACAGAAGCAGCTGGAAGCAATTGCGAATGAGACCCCATCAGTCACCGGATTGAGACGTCAGCCCACCAAATATCCCCACGGCCTCAACATCACGGTGCAGACCATCGACGATGATAATGAGGGATCTCCGAAAGATCACAGTGACTACTCCCATGCCTCCGGCGAATCGTGCTGGAGTGAGACCCAGAAATACCACATTGGAATGCTGGGGAGTCCCGAAACCCTGGCCGAACTTCAAGTTCGACGGTACAAGTACCCATTGACggctaattattatttgaacaGCAAGTTGGAAAGGCCCGAAAAGCCAACACCCTGGATGCTGTTGGGTTATGCTCGAAGTGTGTGCAGGTGGAAGTACCTGAGGTGGCCCATTATATTTGTGGCCAGCGTTTTGCTGTTCTTCGGGCTGATCACCTACTGTCTATGGCTTCACGATGTCAGTGTGGCTAGAGCCAAATTGCTCCAGCGTCGCTATGAAGCCACTCTAACATCCACGAGCTCGAGCAGCAACGAGGTCTGGGATGAGGAAACCACCAGCTCCACCGAAAGGTCGCCCCAGGAAACCACACGACTCGAAGACATTGATGACAGCGATGAGAGCACGGAGCTGCCTGAAATAGCGTTCGGTGACGATGGAGACCCAGAGGCTGGAGGTgaagatggcgatggcgactACGATGACACCTTGCTGCCAGCGGACAGTATTAGATTCACCTCCGGGCATCAAAACAGCTTTGGGGTTCCCATCGAGCAAGACAAGAgaatgctgcagttgctcaaAGAA ttACTGCATAAACCCCAGGCGACTCCCGCTGGTAACGAGCCTACTTTGACCCGGGTGTCCCCCACCCTGCCACCACCCCTGTCGGCCAGTGGGCGGCCCACAGAGGCGATGGCCTTGACCACCCCCTCAACGACGAACAGTGGCTGCCAGTCGACCATGCTGCCCATGTGCCAGGGAGTGCTCGACTACGATCTCACCTTCAATCGCGAGGGTGCGGCACCGCGGGACGCCGTATCCATGGCAGCCTACGAGAGCCTCATCCGGGCAAATTGCTCCGTCAGGGCGGCTGAGTTCATTTGTGGCGCCCTGGAACCCGAGTGTCGACCCCTGCATATCGGACAGCTGCCTCCTTGTCGTCGCATCTGCAAGG CCATTTTGGAAGCCTGTTCCATAGCGATTTACAATTCGGATGTCCTTGGCGAGCTCTTCGACTGCAATCTCTATCCCGATGCCCACGAGAGCCACAAGTGCGAGGATCCCACAAGGCGACGTGACTATTGCTACGGAAATGAGTTCCAGTGCCATGATGGGAGTTGCATTCCCCAGAACTGGCAGTGTGACAAGATCAAGGATTGCCAAGGTGGCGAAGATGAGGATGAGCAATGTTTGGTGTGCGAACCGGACGAATTCCGCTGCCGTTCAAATGAAAAGTGTCTCGTAGAAAAGTATCGATGTGATCAAAATATTGACTGCATGGATGGAAGTGATGAACAAGACTGCGATGAGTACGGCTCGGGAGATTTGGCTCCGTTCGATGAGTCTGAACTGAATGCCTTTCCAAGGGTATTCTCCTATGCCAGTTTCCTATCACCCAACGAGACGAATGACAAAGTATATACGTACATTACGGCCAGCACCGATGAGGACGCGGGCACGGAAACCAAGTTCCAGATTCACCAGGTGGCCGCGCCTGCACCTCCAGTGAATTCCAGTGCAGAGGAAGGCGCTGGTGGTCCTAAAGGATTTGGTAAG TAA
- the LOC6739224 gene encoding uncharacterized protein LOC6739224 isoform X1, which yields MAEQKQLEAIANETPSVTGLRRQPTKYPHGLNITVQTIDDDNEGSPKDHSDYSHASGESCWSETQKYHIGMLGSPETLAELQVRRYKYPLTANYYLNSKLERPEKPTPWMLLGYARSVCRWKYLRWPIIFVASVLLFFGLITYCLWLHDVSVARAKLLQRRYEATLTSTSSSSNEVWDEETTSSTERSPQETTRLEDIDDSDESTELPEIAFGDDGDPEAGGEDGDGDYDDTLLPADSIRFTSGHQNSFGVPIEQDKRMLQLLKELLHKPQATPAGNEPTLTRVSPTLPPPLSASGRPTEAMALTTPSTTNSGCQSTMLPMCQGVLDYDLTFNREGAAPRDAVSMAAYESLIRANCSVRAAEFICGALEPECRPLHIGQLPPCRRICKAILEACSIAIYNSDVLGELFDCNLYPDAHESHKCEDPTRRRDYCYGNEFQCHDGSCIPQNWQCDKIKDCQGGEDEDEQCLVCEPDEFRCRSNEKCLVEKYRCDQNIDCMDGSDEQDCDEYGSGDLAPFDESELNAFPRVFSYASFLSPNETNDKVYTYITASTDEDAGTETKFQIHQVAAPAPPVNSSAEEGAGGPKGFVNFRDSKEIMMTSDSETKFKYSQRANRTSVKFSVSAPTTPAARTASAIPSSALVQQRERTTSTTTTSTTTSTTTSSITSTPSITSTTLIPINAATSEPNPYEVVTSPGGCPPQELRCVSGKCITVSQLCDKQIDCPDAADELMCVYRERPSRRRTTSTTAPPTTSSAPPETSAATTTGPVSSTRRSLRTTPNRSRKPKS from the exons ATGGCCGAACAGAAGCAGCTGGAAGCAATTGCGAATGAGACCCCATCAGTCACCGGATTGAGACGTCAGCCCACCAAATATCCCCACGGCCTCAACATCACGGTGCAGACCATCGACGATGATAATGAGGGATCTCCGAAAGATCACAGTGACTACTCCCATGCCTCCGGCGAATCGTGCTGGAGTGAGACCCAGAAATACCACATTGGAATGCTGGGGAGTCCCGAAACCCTGGCCGAACTTCAAGTTCGACGGTACAAGTACCCATTGACggctaattattatttgaacaGCAAGTTGGAAAGGCCCGAAAAGCCAACACCCTGGATGCTGTTGGGTTATGCTCGAAGTGTGTGCAGGTGGAAGTACCTGAGGTGGCCCATTATATTTGTGGCCAGCGTTTTGCTGTTCTTCGGGCTGATCACCTACTGTCTATGGCTTCACGATGTCAGTGTGGCTAGAGCCAAATTGCTCCAGCGTCGCTATGAAGCCACTCTAACATCCACGAGCTCGAGCAGCAACGAGGTCTGGGATGAGGAAACCACCAGCTCCACCGAAAGGTCGCCCCAGGAAACCACACGACTCGAAGACATTGATGACAGCGATGAGAGCACGGAGCTGCCTGAAATAGCGTTCGGTGACGATGGAGACCCAGAGGCTGGAGGTgaagatggcgatggcgactACGATGACACCTTGCTGCCAGCGGACAGTATTAGATTCACCTCCGGGCATCAAAACAGCTTTGGGGTTCCCATCGAGCAAGACAAGAgaatgctgcagttgctcaaAGAA ttACTGCATAAACCCCAGGCGACTCCCGCTGGTAACGAGCCTACTTTGACCCGGGTGTCCCCCACCCTGCCACCACCCCTGTCGGCCAGTGGGCGGCCCACAGAGGCGATGGCCTTGACCACCCCCTCAACGACGAACAGTGGCTGCCAGTCGACCATGCTGCCCATGTGCCAGGGAGTGCTCGACTACGATCTCACCTTCAATCGCGAGGGTGCGGCACCGCGGGACGCCGTATCCATGGCAGCCTACGAGAGCCTCATCCGGGCAAATTGCTCCGTCAGGGCGGCTGAGTTCATTTGTGGCGCCCTGGAACCCGAGTGTCGACCCCTGCATATCGGACAGCTGCCTCCTTGTCGTCGCATCTGCAAGG CCATTTTGGAAGCCTGTTCCATAGCGATTTACAATTCGGATGTCCTTGGCGAGCTCTTCGACTGCAATCTCTATCCCGATGCCCACGAGAGCCACAAGTGCGAGGATCCCACAAGGCGACGTGACTATTGCTACGGAAATGAGTTCCAGTGCCATGATGGGAGTTGCATTCCCCAGAACTGGCAGTGTGACAAGATCAAGGATTGCCAAGGTGGCGAAGATGAGGATGAGCAATGTTTGGTGTGCGAACCGGACGAATTCCGCTGCCGTTCAAATGAAAAGTGTCTCGTAGAAAAGTATCGATGTGATCAAAATATTGACTGCATGGATGGAAGTGATGAACAAGACTGCGATGAGTACGGCTCGGGAGATTTGGCTCCGTTCGATGAGTCTGAACTGAATGCCTTTCCAAGGGTATTCTCCTATGCCAGTTTCCTATCACCCAACGAGACGAATGACAAAGTATATACGTACATTACGGCCAGCACCGATGAGGACGCGGGCACGGAAACCAAGTTCCAGATTCACCAGGTGGCCGCGCCTGCACCTCCAGTGAATTCCAGTGCAGAGGAAGGCGCTGGTGGTCCTAAAGGATTTG TAAACTTTCGTGACAGCAAGGAGATAATGATGACCAGTGATTCGGAGACCAAGTTCAAGTATTCCCAGAGAGCCAATCGAACTTCGGTGAAATTTAGCGTATCAGCACCCACAACTCCGGCGGCCAGAACAGCAAGTGCGATTCCCAGTTCAGCTTTGGTTCAGCAGCGCGAAAGAACCACAagtaccaccaccaccagtacCACCACAAGTACCACCACCAGTAGCATCACCAGTACTCCCAGCATCACCAGCACCACTTTAATCCCAATTAATGCAGCCACATCAGAGCCCAATCCTTACGAAGTGGTAACTTCCCCAGGAGGATGTCCTCCGCAAGAGCTTCGTTGTGTGAGTGGCAAGTGCATCACTGTCAGTCAATTGTGCGATAAG CAAATTGATTGTCCCGATGCTGCCGACGAACTAATGTGCGTTTATCGGGAGCGCCCAAGTAGGAGGCGCACCACCTCgaccactgcaccacccacaacaTCATCGGCACCACCAGAGACAAGCGCTGCAACAACCACAGGTCCGGTGAGCAGTACAAGGCGTTCGTTGAGGACCACGCCCAATCGAAGTCGAAAGCCCAAGTCTTAG